In Ancalomicrobiaceae bacterium S20, the following proteins share a genomic window:
- the fabD gene encoding ACP S-malonyltransferase, with protein sequence MHVFLFPGQGSQYVGMGADLFDAVDEFVSHEAEIDAILGYSLRDLCLNDPDGRLKQTAFTQPALFVVNALHLARARAEGRQADILAGHSLGEFNALHAAGAFDLLDGVRIVQKRGALMARATGGGMAAVLGLTVERLEAALREAGVTGLDVANYNAPTQTVLSGPEAAIAAAERALTAAGAKMVVRLPVSAAFHSRYMAEAAAEFRAFLRTFRFRDLVTPVTCNVTGRPYPEGAADGIVKARLGEQVASPVRWHETILWLLDHGAHSFEELGPGKVLTRLNQQIDVAAAA encoded by the coding sequence GTGCATGTCTTCCTCTTTCCGGGGCAGGGCTCTCAATATGTAGGGATGGGTGCGGATCTGTTCGATGCGGTCGACGAGTTTGTCTCGCACGAAGCCGAGATCGACGCGATCCTCGGCTACTCGCTGCGCGATCTCTGCCTCAACGATCCGGACGGCCGGCTGAAGCAGACGGCGTTCACGCAGCCGGCGCTGTTCGTCGTCAATGCGCTGCATCTCGCCCGCGCAAGGGCAGAGGGGCGGCAGGCGGATATCCTGGCCGGCCACAGTCTCGGCGAGTTCAACGCCCTGCATGCCGCGGGCGCGTTCGATCTCCTCGACGGTGTCCGCATCGTGCAGAAGCGCGGGGCGCTGATGGCCCGTGCGACCGGCGGCGGCATGGCGGCCGTGCTCGGGCTCACGGTGGAGCGGCTGGAAGCCGCGCTGCGCGAGGCCGGCGTCACCGGGCTCGACGTCGCCAACTACAACGCGCCGACCCAGACCGTGCTGTCCGGGCCGGAAGCTGCCATCGCTGCGGCGGAGCGGGCGCTGACGGCCGCCGGCGCCAAGATGGTGGTCCGCCTGCCGGTGAGCGCGGCGTTCCACTCGCGCTACATGGCCGAGGCGGCGGCCGAATTCCGCGCCTTCCTGCGCACCTTCCGCTTCCGGGATCTCGTCACGCCGGTGACGTGCAACGTCACCGGCCGACCCTATCCGGAGGGCGCCGCGGACGGGATCGTCAAGGCGCGGCTCGGCGAGCAGGTCGCGAGCCCGGTGCGCTGGCACGAGACGATCCTCTGGCTCCTCGATCATGGGGCGCACAGCTTCGAGGAGCTCGGTCCGGGCAAGGTCCTGACCCGGCTCAACCAACAGATCGACGTCGCCGCCGCGGCCTGA
- a CDS encoding ABC transporter permease — MSMPAGLPIGTTSVTASRGALARALRRPEALVGGVLLLLIAGAAVLAPWLGTVDPVAIDPIARNLPPGAIMTVTRPDGSTIERLALFGTDGLGRDLWSRVLYGGRASLAIGISAALLSGVCGAVIGLLAGYWRWFDWIAMRVMDGLMAIPGILLAIGLVSVWRAGVITVVIAIMVPEMPRVARLVRSVALRIRAEPYVEAAEAVGSSSARIIWRHVTPGVLGPLAVQCAFACATAILIEAALSFLGVGVPLETPTWGNVMSEGRQWFRLYPQTILIPGVFVAVTVLAVNLVGDGLRDAFDPVGRAR; from the coding sequence ATGAGCATGCCGGCCGGACTGCCGATCGGGACGACGTCCGTCACGGCCTCGCGCGGGGCGCTGGCCCGTGCGCTCCGCCGGCCGGAGGCGCTGGTCGGCGGCGTCCTGTTGCTGTTGATCGCCGGCGCGGCGGTGCTCGCGCCATGGCTCGGCACCGTCGACCCGGTCGCCATCGATCCGATCGCGCGCAATCTGCCGCCCGGCGCGATCATGACGGTGACGCGGCCGGACGGCAGCACGATCGAGCGCCTCGCGCTGTTCGGCACCGACGGGCTCGGCCGCGACCTCTGGAGCCGTGTGCTCTACGGCGGTCGCGCCTCGCTCGCGATCGGGATCAGCGCGGCGCTGCTCAGCGGCGTCTGCGGCGCGGTGATCGGGCTCCTGGCCGGCTATTGGCGCTGGTTCGACTGGATCGCCATGCGCGTGATGGACGGGCTGATGGCGATCCCGGGCATCCTGCTCGCGATCGGCCTCGTCTCGGTGTGGCGCGCGGGGGTGATCACGGTCGTGATCGCGATCATGGTGCCGGAGATGCCGCGGGTCGCGCGGCTGGTGCGCTCGGTCGCGCTGCGCATCCGCGCCGAGCCGTATGTCGAGGCGGCCGAGGCCGTCGGCTCGTCGTCCGCGCGGATCATCTGGCGCCATGTGACGCCGGGCGTGCTCGGCCCGCTCGCCGTGCAATGCGCCTTCGCCTGCGCGACCGCGATCCTGATCGAGGCGGCGCTCAGCTTTCTCGGGGTCGGCGTGCCGCTCGAAACGCCGACCTGGGGCAATGTCATGTCCGAGGGGCGGCAGTGGTTCCGTCTCTATCCCCAGACGATCCTGATCCCCGGCGTCTTCGTCGCGGTGACGGTGCTGGCGGTCAATCTGGTTGGCGATGGCCTGCGCGATGCCTTCGATCCGGTCGGGAGGGCGCGATGA